The genomic DNA atgacaaaatataaaataaattgtgtGATAATTTATTATGTCTAACAATATTTTCATTCATACCAATTAAATCTGAAATTTCTTAAGATTGTAAAAATTATAAACTATAATGAGAATACTTGGAATGGAAGACTTATCAttgcaatttccttctttctattggTGATATGCTTATGCCTACCATGAAGATAATTAGCCAATAATATAAGATAACaattcaaacagaagaaaattatagtGGATTCTTAATCTTCGTAATATTCTCAAGTGACATATATAGCTTTTAACAAtgtctctgattttttttgtctaattctaattttaattttgtcaGTGAGAATTTCAGGTCAAAATAGAATCATGTAATATTCAATCTAGAAGGAGCATTGGAAATCATCTATTCTAAATCCCTTCagtttaaagatttaaaaattgagccttagaaggttaagtgatttacctaaggttaTATAGATAGCAGTGGTAGGATTCACTGAGTTTGCATAGGTTTGGCAGAAGTGATACCTAATATTTTTTGAGTTCAGCAAACCAGTTgctaaaatggcacttgtaatcagggttctctctcTAAGGTGGGTACCTGAGCAGCTGCcaaatgtggaaatcacaaatttacattccttactcttttttaatgttcatctgtGCAACAGCATTTTCTAAGTACCTGTAGTAATGTCCATTCTGTCCATAGGTGAACAAAATTCATGAAACTATGCTTGtaatacttatttattcatttcttaaaactcgttatacctttgatgaaatactacattttccCTCATTGTTATTACTTCAGTGAACaaacatataacataaagagaaaaagtgccaaacaaccaggggttgacaagctgtcatttgtttctaCTTTGTGTTAGTCCCAATATTCCCCCCAAGATATTATGAGTGCACTGTGTTCCCTGAATTGTGAAGCCATTAGGAATTTAGGACACAATGAACTAAAATAGATTTTAAGGGTTATCTTATCACCCATTTCAGAAGCCatgaaaatagaagggaaaaaaaggttagaCTAGGGAGAATGGGTTTTGGTTCTGTGTATATTCCAACATTGACTTCTGTGGTCATGTGACTGCTTTTGCTCCATAAGGATATGCttgcttactgtgagtaatataacataatctagttttgtgttcttcttgtatttttcttatctgagtattaaatgcatgaaatattaaactaccttttggtatatctttttgtatacttcaAACAGTCATTAGGACAGAAATCtgattgttaatttatttgaattccaccACTGATATCTAGATACTGACTATAAAATTCTAGTCTCTTAATTAGTTCATTGCCATTTCAAGCAAGTTGGGACCCAGGAGGATGGCTCTTTGGGCAGTCATTGTTCAGGTAGGGGTTTGTGGTATCCCTAAAGTTCTATCACTTGGATAGTCACATATTCCACTTAGGTGTTGGTCTTGCTCTGGGCACTACCTCCATAATGGATTTGAGAACTTTATGTGGGGCATTGAAAATTCTACTTTTATAAGAAGGGGTCTTTTATTTCTATGGGCCACCTCTAAGTCTCTTATGAAATTTGAAGACACATATTGGAGATTTGGGGGGGTTGGAGCTATGTCTTTGTTATTAAAATAggttattcttcattctcaaactTTGAATTAATGATTACTTCTAAAACCTAACTTCTTTTATCTGCTGTGATTTCGACTGAACTATCCAACTTCATTGGCAAGAGTATgtggcaaaatatttttcacatttttgtcttGTTCCCTGTGAGACATCCATTGTAGGAATTGCTGCAGGCTGTCATTTTTGTCTGCCATCCAGTGTTTGCTGGCATGAGTGTTGTGTACTAGACTTGGTGTCtggtcatggggggggggggggggggaacatgcAGTTGAGCCAGACCGTTTTGTTATTCCTTTAGAATTAAAAGCATATGAAACAGATGCAACTTAATAACTTTTTTATAAATAACATAAACTTAAATAACTTAAAACAATAATGTTCAAATACAACTTAAGATAAAGTTTAATGCTGGTAACAACAGAAAAAAGCATGAGTAACGGTGAGAACAATATTCAAAAAGCCATATGCCCTAGCAGGTATTATACAAAAGATAGATTATGTTAcataaaaaaacctaatgatgtctgaattttaattttttgagtttATAATATGCTACTTTGTAGAAAGTGAGATGAAGTACATTGGTATTATTACTGTTATGGTTTATATACAAGATTGTGAAACAACCTCTAAGAAATACCCTTTTAAATTGAGCAGCATTACTGTTTGTATTCATACATATGAGCACTTTTTCCTATTGGTACgatctttatttttcaaactagGTTTTTGATTCAGTACTGCAATGTTAAGACCATTTGGGGTGGGATAGGGGCTTCAGATTTCTTTAGTGGAAAACATCTCAAACCTTGCTCAACTTCCACAGGTAGCATTGACTTGATGATCTGACAAATCATTCCAGCAGCCTCTAAGTCCAACATATTTTACATAACACCCTCTGCTTTTTAATTATTATAGCAGCCATTTTTAATAAGCagatagagatttttttaaataataatcatCAGACAATCAAGTCGCAACTTACTCTTAAGGGTAAATTAACTTAAGAAAGAAATGTTACTCTTACTTATGATTGTACAacttagtttaaaattttttacaactTTTAGTTACTAAATCTGATTTTGTGTATaatttcaaatctttcttttaatgCAGTCtcttaaaataaacataaacGTGCAAGTCCAGCttgttcagtttttgtttttgttttttcagtagtTTTCCAGCCTTTCTTAATTACTTTTTACAAGTCTACTTAAAGAAATCTTCCTGCTGGAACTGGTTCCTTTTGTCCTGTATAGAGTTAGGTGATTGCTATAGGAAGAAAATGAgctgttttttgttctttcttcgtCTTTTTGCCCTTCACAGGGGACCCTTTCTGATTTATTGCAACAAACATTTCTCTTCCACTGTGTGTCCATTTTGCTGAAGCATATGTGTTGTAATGATTTTCTTGGATGAATTCTCTGAAGTTACAATCTTCATTGCAgactttctgtttaaaaaaaagcataatgaaTACTTTATATAATGAGAAGAGGCATAAATAGTAGATATCAGATAGAAGGAAAATGCATAAAAACTCATGTTTAAAGGTGAGGAGTTGTCTGATCTGGAAAATGATGTTGACTGTCAAGTAAATCAGCTCGTGAAATAAATACTTAGATCAGATGACCTGgttgaaattttactttttccttatgTAGTAGACTTACATATTTGATGTCTATTTAAAATAGTCAACATCAATAAACATCTAGCAACAGTTCTATGAGAGGGTGACCTATTGTGTCATGTGGTAATGTTTATTGAAAGGAATAAGACCATTCCCCTCATCTACCTAGAGAAAATTTGGTGTCAAGATCATTGTTCATGATATTCTATAGTACAGTAGATTATCATCCTCCCACTACTATACAATTATATGATATTGTTTATCCAAAAAGCTCTCTATTGATATTTCATTTGACCATCAGATATTGGAGACAATAAAAatctaatttccattttataaatgaaaaatagaggCTTAAGTCATTATTTAGTGAATATTTCAGAGGCAGCCTGTGAGAGAGCTGGAACTCTAGGGATTTCTGACTATGAAGTTAATCCTCTTTTCACTGAACCACACTGCCTTTTTATAATTCACATGGTAATAGAGATTTTTCATAGGCCTATGAATTTGTTTCTTAAGCCCATAGCTTACAAATCATTGCTGAGAAATGAACTCAAAGATTTTCAGATAGAGACGATCCTAAAGGTCAAATGGACCAACCCCCTTCACCtccaattttataaatgaagacacCAAAGTCCAGATTGTTTAAGAgattgcccaagatcaccaaGATAGAATGAAACTGAGCTTAGATTCAACCAAAGTACTCAGACTCCACATTAAGTGCTCTTTGGGGCAATTCTATGTCAAATTTTACTCTTATGTAAGCTAAATCAgggttgttgtttgttttgcttttgcttttatcgAGAGCTGATATtatattttaggttttatttggggggtatttgggggggtgcaaatgccaaatttttcttttttatttttttaatttatggaataaaataagcatttccataacccagtcaataaaaaagatgattgcacataaaactgCAAGTCCACTATGCAcagcttgctattcctttcaaaaatGCACTATTACAGATATCATACATACCTTTGCATAgagttttccttctttatccattGCTAGAAAGTATTCACTTTCCACCCCTTTGATTGCCACTACTCCAACTGCCACTGTTCTGATCTCCATAATATCTGCAATGAATCACAGAAAGATCTGTAAGCTCTTCATTTAGTTTTGCAGTCTAGCCATGAAAGGCTACTTGTTCTTAACCATTTcagtttcatttaaaaactgttaaaATAATTAGGACAGTTTTTATTAAATCCATATCCCCCTATTCCCACACACAAGAAACCAGTGTAACCTTTGTAATTACAGGTGGAGTGCAGACTTcttcatgttttcttcatttaaaaaaggatACCTGTGAACCTACAATTTCATTTATGTATATACTTGTTTCTAGAAattaatgtgtgtatgtgttatagCTAGCATCCCTTACTACCGAAGTCATGTTAACCTTTGATGTTTTAAACAATAATTGGAAGCAGAATCTATTTGAGGCATATGAAGTTGAGCAAAGATGccaattagagcattttttatttattttccttgtcacctttttggaaaaaaaatatactttaaggAGGTGTAAATGATGGAAAACATAACAGagtaacttaaaaag from Macrotis lagotis isolate mMagLag1 chromosome 4, bilby.v1.9.chrom.fasta, whole genome shotgun sequence includes the following:
- the FGF7 gene encoding fibroblast growth factor 7, giving the protein MHKWILTWILPTLLYTSCFHIICLVGTIAFACNDMTPEQMATNVNCSSPERHTRSYDYMEGGDVRVRRLFCRTQWYLRIDKRGKVKGTQDKQTNYNIMEIRTVAVGVVAIKGVESEYFLAMDKEGKLYAKKVCNEDCNFREFIQENHYNTYASAKWTHSGREMFVAINQKGSPVKGKKTKKEQKTAHFLPIAIT